The Bacillaceae bacterium S4-13-56 DNA window TCGACAAATTCCGGGGCGTCACTGTGACCAAGTACTTATTGCTTGATCCGTTACTCATCGACTTTTACATACAAAATTCCGCATAATTTAAAGGTTATTTCCAACTTTTGTCTAATTGTATCAATATAAGGACAAAAGGAGGTATAATAATGGAATTTTATTACCCTGTTTTAAGACATTCAAACTCAGAAATGAACGCATTGAAAAACACCTGGGATTCTACAAAAGAGAGGATCATCCCTATTATCGAAGGGAAGAGAATTTCTCGAAAGAACAAAGAGAAGTGGGACAAAACTCTAAATAGTTCTGGTAAATTCTTAAAAGAGAGAGTAGGTGACAACCTATTCATTTATGATTTTAAGAATATTTTTGATAATTTGAAGGATCATTCTACTGAATTATTGAAAGATGGTTTAAACCCTATCGATTTCTTATTCAACAAATTTGTTGAGAGCGAATTAAAGTTTATACCATGTATTGATCACGACTCTCCTCAGTGGCTAATAGAAAGTGTAAAAAAGCAAAATCCCACCACAATAGCCATTAGAATAAGGTATCACGATATCCAACCTGCGTTGTATACCACGATAAATACATATGTGGAAAACATTATACAATCTGAATTCAACAACAAATCTGTTTATATAATTTTTGATTTTAAAGATGAACTTAATGAAGTAGAAATAAAGAAGAACACCAAACACTTCAATAATGATTATAAGAAGATCTTATCAATAACTAGTTTAGATGAAAGTAAAGATGTAGATAAAATGTCCTTTCAAAAAGTATCAGATAGGACTGAATTAACACTATTCAACAAACTTACTAACGAACTCCCTGAATTGTCTTTTTCAGACTATACAACTAGGTTAACTCCCGAACCAGATTTGAAAGATGGTTTTAACATGAACAACTCCTATCTAAAAATTTACTACACGACAGAAGATGGTTATTACTTAGGGAAATCTTATAAATATGATGAGGGAGAGCCCGAGAACTTCCAGGAAGTTTGTGAATTAATTACAAACTCCGGCCTTTACTCAGGGGAAAAATTTACACTTGCTGATGAAGAAATCTATAGATGCTCCCAAAAACTAGAAGAAGTTTTAACACATCAAAAAACTATAGAAATGGCAATTAATCATCATCTTCAGTTCACAATTAATGAGTTGTAAGAATCACTTTTTCTTTCCTTTAATACAGAATATACAAAGGGACGAATTATTGAAAGATCTGCCTCTTCCATAAAGAGACTTATGAGTTTGTTTTTCCTCATTTTTTTAGTCTTTTTTGGAAGACCTAAATGGTCAACTAGGTTTTCAAGATCTTTTTTCCATAGGAGTTTCAGTAAAAAGTGTTTGTCTTGGGACGAAGTTAATCGTCCCTTTCTTTTTGAGATTAAACGGTCCTTTTTTTGACTTACTACACTGACTCCCCACCAAGTTGGTATTATTTCTAAAACATCATCTAAGTATTTAGAACATGTCACAATAGTCATTCTCTCAAATAATTTGTTATAGTATTTAACCTGACGTGGTAATCTGCTTAAGTTATCAGACTCACTCTTTATTTCATACCCATGCATAATACCATTGACAACTGCTACATCAATTCTTGAAGCACCAAAATCAATCCCCAGTTCATTTATTATACATGTGGCAGGATCATGTCCATATTCTTTTATTAAATCATCCAAGAGCAATTTCCTAACATCTGCATCTTTCATTTTCATAATTAATCACCCATTTAAATAATATTAATTACATCAATATTTATCTTTATCCCACTCCATAATACTACTTTTTCACCGATACAAACCGTTTTTTCACATAAATATAATATACCGTGTAATATTGTATTGTTACAAGTATTAGTATAGAAGTCAATATCTTAACTATGTGTGCTATAAATACGTCACTTTTTCGGAATGCTATCTTTTGCTTTGGACATTCTCTTTTCATTCCCATAGGCTGTCCACTTTATTCCTAGGCAAAGGTCGTAAACGATGCGACCATCCTCATGAACTTCCCCTCGCTTAATCAGGCGGCTGAAAATATCATCACGAAATGTAGATCTTCTTCTCAGATGATACTTTTTAATGGTTTCTAACTCTTCCAACAACCAGTTCAAATCGTCCTGCATTTGATTGGCCTTCTCGATCCTCTCGTTATAACTTTCAAGTTCTTTTTCTATGGCCATGATGTTATCCGTCACTTCCTTGATCTCGGTACTATTAATATCAAAATCATCATGCTCGCGGTTGGCCTCTACTTTTTCATACAAATCATGATAATGATCTTTGATTTTATTCCTCAGTTCTTCCATCCGCCCTTGTTCTTCTTCACCTATCCCCGTTTCTTGGATCACTTGTTTAGCTTCCATTATCAGGTGCGGATGGGCCTTCATTTCCTGCAACATATCCATAAAGTTTTTCTCGATAATTTCCTCACGATAACTTTGAGCATCACACGTCGAAGAGAAGTTTTGACCTAACGCAACTTGGCATCTCCAATAATGATAGACTTTTTGTTTGCCATCGGCCTGTTTCACACTATTAGAGGAATGATGAACAAGATTCCCACATGTAGCACAATAAAAGGTTTTGAAAAATGCATCTTGGTTCGCATGCTTCTTCGTATTGTGTATTCCTCTTTTACGACGTTCCCTTTCTTGTTGGGCAGCTTCAAATGTTTCTAGTTCAATGATGGCCGGGTGATGGTCCTCAATTAAATACTGCGGAAATTCCCCTTGATTTCGAACCGTTTTGTGGGCAAGATAATCCTTTGAGTATGATTTCTGAAACAGAATATTTCCTAAGCTTTTCTCGCTTCGTAAGATATAATCCACTGTCTGAGTATTCCATGAATTTTGCCCACCAGGACTCACTATTTCATCTTCCGTTAATCCTTTCGCAATGGCTTTATGGCTTTTGCCGCTCAAGTATTCATCAAAAATCCGCTGTATTACTTTTGACTGTCCCTCGTTAATCAACCAGTCTCCTTTTTCCCCTGTATCATAACCATAAAACCGATGTCCCGGTACATTGAAGATCCCTCGCTCAATTAACTTACGGGTACCCCATTTCGAGTTCTCCGAGATATTTCTCGACTCTTCTTGAGCAAGGGTACTTAGAATCGTTAATAGGAGCTCACTTTTGTCATCTAGTGTACTAATATTCTCTTTTTCAAAGTAAACCCCATGATACTAGTTAGATAAAAAACTATATATAGGATTATATCTGTTAAAAAAACACTAGATATTGTATCTATTCCGTATTTTTAATCTTTATATAATGATGTTTTTACAAAAATAGATACTATGGGAGATAGATGTATTTTTAAATTAAGGCAAACTAATACCAATTAAAACTAAATTTCACCCCATACAAAAAAGCTGTTAGCCTACCAAAAGAAGACCAACAACCCGATATTTTAACGCTTTACTATAGCGGGGGACTAACACCAAAAATATCAAATATCAAGTTAAAGGAACTAACGTTCCTATATTCATTCGACAAATTCCGGGGCGTCACTGTGACCATACCTTATGTTTTAATCCATTGTTTAAACCGCTTGGGCAAATTATCGAGTAGATCAGGAATAACTTGTGTCCCCATTTCAATAGCTGCGAAATAATCGGCATAAGAGAAGTCGTCATCATCTTCATCAAATGTATCCATATAAGTATCGAGCATTGTATCTACTGATTCCATGACCATTTCACGGGAAAGAAAAGCCAGGTTATTTTCAAAATCACCCCAGAAATTCTCGCATTCGAAATAAGTATCCATTTCGAAGCTTAGTGCTTCATCTCGCTTCTTGAGATACTCCTTGAACATAGAATAGCTGGATTTAACTCCATGGAGCAAGTCAAAACCGTTACCAATTAAATATAATGTTGTAGGGTATTGAGTCATATGTTTGCTCATTCAATCACCTCTATCGTCATATGGAAACTTACAAATCTCTTTAAACCTTACACTAATCATTTTTTATTTTTCGCTTTCCACTTTTCATATACTGCTAAGTTGCGAATTATTTCATTACCAGGAGTAACAAAAACAACATTACTTTTTTGAGCTATAGTATTAAGTCCAAGATTCTCTGCGATAATGTCCCAAATACCTTCTTCACCTACTTCTTCAATCCAATAGTTCACATCTTCTGTTTTCAAATTGTACTCAAACTTATTATCAGCTCTTTTAAATTTAGAAACGCCACCAAATTGATTAAAAATGATAATAATCATATTTCTCCTTTCATGTGACCCATTTATATTAACTGTCGAAATTCTTCAATTATTTTGAGGTCGTCCTTATTCAATATGAATTTTTCCTCTAATTGCCTGCTTGCATCATTAAAATACTGCTCCATCTTTCCAATCGCTGAGATTTCCATTGCTAAAAAACGATATTGTTTTTCCTCTGGATTTTGTTTGACAAGGAATTCTACTGTTTTAATTGCATCCGCATGGTATGATAGTCTGGACAATGCTAACGCTTGATTCACCACTAAAATATTCTGGTTCCAATCAATGTGGATAGTTCCATTTGCAACAACCTCATAAAAAAGGCTTGCCTTATCTTCACTTTGTACGGTCAGTGCATCACCAATTAAAATAGCTGCCATCCCATAATTATGAACCTCAATACATGTTAAAATGTCTGTTAACTGTTTATTGTCTAATCTTGTTTGTTTCAATAACCTGGGTATATATCTTTGCAAATAGCTATGAAGTTGTGGAAAATAAGTAACCTTCGTATATTTCTCGTAATAAATTACAAATTCCCTTTCTAAATACAAAGAACTTAGTAAAGTAAGGGAAACTAAGATTTTATTTTGTACTGTTAATTTATCTAGCTGCTGTAAGAGAAAGCTGCTATAGTCTACTTCATTGCCAGAATGAACACCCGCACCGTTTATCCTTCTAATGCCATTATGCTTTGCATCTATTAGAGCTAATGAATGAAATGCATTTATTACTACTAATGGCTCTTTCGAGTTAGTCTTTATCTTAAGTAATTCTATAATATCAATTTCATACACATCTGATATGTCACCGAATACATCTAGCAATAATAGCCTTTCTTCAAGGTTGTTAATATCTGTATATTTACGACAGAGTAATTTAGATAAAATATGGGATGTGCCGATATTGTTTGATTTAAAAATTCGATGTAAGATCCTTATAGTGAATAAATCGTTTTGGTTCTTTTGTAGTTTGTTTTCAATAAATTGATGAACGGTTCGATACTCAGGATATTCATAACTTTTTGCATGCAACCCTTTAGGAATTTCTCTTTTCCACGTAGTTATAACTTCTGAAGAATGAAATGCTCGACCAAAATAGCTGAGTGCATTCTCAATATCCTTCCCTTCTAACAACGAATCCCAAAGGCTATCCATTGTTTCTTCTGTGTAGGATAAGGGAGTAAACCTTTTAGCTGGAATAGATGAATCGTCATAGGCTTTTTTAGGTTGAGTCGTTGTTTCAATTGCATCTGGAATTGGGGTTGGACCCAACTGACTAATCTTTAATGTTTGATCAGTCCTACATACCCGCTGAAATATTTGCAACATGTTTTGGAAAATGGAATAAAGCTCATTTGGATTTAATGCATCAAACTGAGAGAGAAGTGTTTTGATTTCAGAATTCAGATCAATATGTGCACCAATTATGTTCCGAATCCCCCTGAATCTTTCCACTTCATCTAAAATCTTCATATCGCTCTTTACCTTCTCGAAGATTGCCACAGCCTTTTGGATGCCATGCCTCTTTACCACGGTATCTAATCCATCCATATATTGCTTAGCTGAGATTGGAATATTGCGTGTAAATAATGTATCTGCAAAACTTATGACGTCAACTAGTACTAACAATTTAAAGATTAACTTAAGGTCATGTTGTAAGTTTTGATTTAGTACATCAAGTTCATAGTCAATAATTATTCTAAGAGAGTTGAGTATTGCTGGCTTTGTATGAAGTTCATGTGTGTTTATAGCTGAAACAGTATTATAGCGGCTCAAGGCAAGAACATCTGTCCCTAACATTGGCCGCTTTTCTAAATCATGCTTATCAGAAATTTTGTTAATAATAGCTTTATCTTCTTCTTTTAGAATATATTTTTCTCGTTGTCCAGGAACTAGCAGGTTCGTAATTTCTTCAGCAAGCTCGAAAAAAAATATTATCTTTTCCCCTTGAATCTCACTCCATATTTGAATCCTTTCAAAATAATCCTCTTCTTTAAAATGACCACCAAATTTATTTCGTTGTTCTTCAAGGAATTCTTCGTAAAGATTAGATAGTGCATTTAACTCGTTTTTAACCTTTGAATGCTCTATTTTAGAGCGACTTCCCTTCGTCTCGTTATTAACCATGCGTGCATATCTAATGAAATCTGGAAGACGGATCAATATTATTCGTGAAATGACTCTTTTGAAGAAACTACTGTTTTTAATAGTAAGAATTGCATTTGCAATTTGCATGTTCTTTAGAGCATACTTCATTTTTTCTAAAGCCATTTTCGAACCTCCATTTTTCAACTATGTCATTTGCTTAGGATGAACTTCCAGCAAAGTTCAATCCAATAAAACCAAAATTAAGTGTCAAACCTGTTAGATGAATACGTTTACTAAACCTTTAATACTTTTAATAATCATAAGGCATCCCTCCTTCATCTGCTTTGCTGGATTGATTCGTACATCCAATGGACATTGAGGAAAGTCCTTCCTAAAGAAATGACTGTTTACTATAATTCTCAAGACAATGAATATTTAAAAATGTAAGACTCTACGACTTCAGAAGTCTCATGAAATTTTCAGAATAAATTTCCATAACCTCTTGTTCAGGTCTATTTAAAAGCTCAGCTGATTTAGTAAATATAGTATCAATAAAATCTAGGTCGTAACTATGTTTCGTAACATTTGTGAAAGGGGCGTCACTCTCAATAAGTAACTTATCCGTTGGAATTCGTTTAACTACTTCCCTTCCCTTTTTGCTATTAAGCATATTTGTGTTAATTGAAAAATAGTAGCCAAGATTAATGGCCCTATCTAATTGCCTCATTGTTCCTGAAAACCAGTGAAGAATAATTCCATTGTCTTTACTTTCACCTATTATATCCATAACCTTATCCGCTGCTCGCCTACTATGAACACTTATTATTTTGCCTTTATACTGATTACAGGCTCTCATTATTTCTTTAAATACTTCAATTTGATCTTGGTCTTCTCCCCTAGTAAAATCCAAACCAACTTCACCAATATATCTACTTGTTTTTACAAATTCATGAAATATTGGTAGTTGTGATTTAAATTGTTGAACCAATTCAGGATGTAACCCTAACGCAAATCTTACATACTTGTATTCAATGTATTCTCTAATATACTTTTTATACAAATCAGGGACATTAGTTACAACTATTGTATAGCTACGTGAACTTTCAATATAATTAATGCAATCCTTCATATTTTTATACAAATCAATATGAGCATGGGTATCGTATTTAAGAATTTTCATT harbors:
- a CDS encoding sce7726 family protein; the protein is MKMKDADVRKLLLDDLIKEYGHDPATCIINELGIDFGASRIDVAVVNGIMHGYEIKSESDNLSRLPRQVKYYNKLFERMTIVTCSKYLDDVLEIIPTWWGVSVVSQKKDRLISKRKGRLTSSQDKHFLLKLLWKKDLENLVDHLGLPKKTKKMRKNKLISLFMEEADLSIIRPFVYSVLKERKSDSYNSLIVN
- a CDS encoding recombinase family protein produces the protein MINEGQSKVIQRIFDEYLSGKSHKAIAKGLTEDEIVSPGGQNSWNTQTVDYILRSEKSLGNILFQKSYSKDYLAHKTVRNQGEFPQYLIEDHHPAIIELETFEAAQQERERRKRGIHNTKKHANQDAFFKTFYCATCGNLVHHSSNSVKQADGKQKVYHYWRCQVALGQNFSSTCDAQSYREEIIEKNFMDMLQEMKAHPHLIMEAKQVIQETGIGEEEQGRMEELRNKIKDHYHDLYEKVEANREHDDFDINSTEIKEVTDNIMAIEKELESYNERIEKANQMQDDLNWLLEELETIKKYHLRRRSTFRDDIFSRLIKRGEVHEDGRIVYDLCLGIKWTAYGNEKRMSKAKDSIPKK
- a CDS encoding AbiH family protein, which codes for MSKHMTQYPTTLYLIGNGFDLLHGVKSSYSMFKEYLKKRDEALSFEMDTYFECENFWGDFENNLAFLSREMVMESVDTMLDTYMDTFDEDDDDFSYADYFAAIEMGTQVIPDLLDNLPKRFKQWIKT
- the qatD gene encoding Qat anti-phage system TatD family nuclease QatD gives rise to the protein MKILKYDTHAHIDLYKNMKDCINYIESSRSYTIVVTNVPDLYKKYIREYIEYKYVRFALGLHPELVQQFKSQLPIFHEFVKTSRYIGEVGLDFTRGEDQDQIEVFKEIMRACNQYKGKIISVHSRRAADKVMDIIGESKDNGIILHWFSGTMRQLDRAINLGYYFSINTNMLNSKKGREVVKRIPTDKLLIESDAPFTNVTKHSYDLDFIDTIFTKSAELLNRPEQEVMEIYSENFMRLLKS